In Oryzias melastigma strain HK-1 linkage group LG18, ASM292280v2, whole genome shotgun sequence, one DNA window encodes the following:
- the LOC112156269 gene encoding NLR family CARD domain-containing protein 3 — translation MKHKRDSKIFKLKQSSPVQFYQSAVNAALQSPNGHLDLFLRFLLGLSLQTNQSLLRGLLTQTGSSSQTNQETVQFIKKKISEDLSAEKSINLFHCLNELNDGSLVKEIQQFLRSGRFSTRKLSPSQWSALVFILLSSEEDLEEFDLKKYSASEEALLRLLPVVKASNKALLSDCNLSERSCAALSSVLSSQSSRLRDLDLSYNKLQDSGVKLLSAGLESPHCKLESLRSAFIQLFFQSQDE, via the exons ATGAAACATAAGAGAGATTCCAAGatctttaaactaaaacaaagcagtcCAGTCCAGTTCTACCAGAGTGCTGTGAACGCGGCCTTACAGAGTCCAAACGGACACCTGGACTTgttcctccgcttcctcctgggtctttcaCTGCAGACCAATCAGAGTCTCCTACGAGgtctgctgactcagacaggaagtagctcacagaccaatcaggaaacagtccagttcatcaagaagaagatcagtgaggatctgtctgcagagaaaagcatcaacctgttccactgtctgaatgaactgaatgatggttctctAGTGAAGGAGATCCAACAGTTCCTGAGATCAGGACGTTTCTCCACACGTAAACTGTCTCCTTCTCAGTGGtctgctctggtcttcatcttactgtcatcagaagaagatctggaagagtttgacctgaagaaatactctgcttcagaggaggctcttctGAGGCTGCTGCCAGTGGTCAAAGCCTCCAACAAAGCTCT actgagtgactgtaatctgtcagagagaagctgtgcagctctgtcttcagttctcagctctcagtcctccagactcagagatctggatctgagttacaacaagctgcaggattcaggagtgaagcttcTGTCTGCTGGATTGGAGAGTCCACACTGTAAACTGGAGAGTCTCAGGTCAGCTTTCATTCAACTATTTTTCCAG AGTCAAGACGAGTGA